A genomic region of Populus nigra chromosome 11, ddPopNigr1.1, whole genome shotgun sequence contains the following coding sequences:
- the LOC133668355 gene encoding disease resistance protein RUN1-like isoform X2 yields MLKEKRKQSKDEENDSSSRKRRKADLTAMTEPESSRSRPEGAYDVFLSFRGEDTRKTFTDHLYTALVQAGIHTFRDDDELPRGEEISDHLLRAVQESKISIVVFSKGYASSRWCLNELVEILQCKNRKTGQIVLPIFYDIDPSYVRKQNGSFAEAFVKHEECFEEKLVKEWRKALEEAGNLSGWNLNDMASGHEAKFIKGIIKDVSNKLRRECLYVPEHLVGMDLDHDISDFLSTATDDVRIVGIHGMPGIGKTTIAKVVFNQLCYRFEGSCFLSDINERSKQVNGLVLLQKQLLHVILKQDVADFDCVDRGKVLIKERLRRKRVLVVADDVAHRDQLNALMGDRSWFGPRSRVIITTRYSSLLREADQTYQIKELKPDESLQLFSWHSFKDTKPAEDYIELSKKAVDYCGGLPLALEVIGALLYRKNRGEWESEIDNLSRIPNQDIQGKLLISYHALDGELQRAFLDIACFFIGIEKEYVAKVLGARCRLNPEVVLKTLRERSLIQFHECIIKDERQLFGRTVSVTMHDLLRDMGREVVRESSPLLLGKRTRIWNQEDAWNVLEQQKGTEVVEGLKLDFRASEAKSLSTGSFAKMKCLNLLQINGAHLTGSFKLLSKELMWICWLQCPLKYFPSDFTLDNLAVLDMQYSNLKELWKEKKILNRLKILNLNHSQNLVKTPNLLSSSLEKLILEGCSSLVEVHQSIGHSTSLVFLNLEGCCSLKTLPESIGNVKSLETLNISRCSQLEKLPERMGDMKSLTELLADGIENEKFLSSIGQLKHVRRLSLRGYSSAPPSCSLISAGVSNWKRWLPTSFTEWRLVKRLELSNGGLSNRAVNCVYFSGLSALEELNLRGNKFSRLPSGIGFLPKLQVLFVHGCEYLVSIPDLPSSLSYLNASYCGSLKRAMCNGRHPYLIECIPGEMPKWLSYRGEGCSLSFHIPPVFHGLVLWFAYSLEKEDYYYFNTHIIIIIRNKSNGIQLLEDIRTPGIGGWIRYISRSEMTMEDYCGDDELELYISSEPNGVPLQRVHIKECGVHVIAGKSDSFEESEVKRDAVMPSPLSYHLLPHPHCGSIRASTPEQWSDYLFAKLREHTLSSRLYGKNKYFI; encoded by the exons CTGCCATGACAGAGCCAGAGTCTTCTCGATCTAGACCAGAAGGGGCCTATGATGTCTTCTTGAGTTTTAGAGGAGAAGACACTCGCAAGACATTTACAGATCATCTATATACTGCCTTGGTCCAAGCAGGAATCCACACTTTTCGAGATGATGATGAACTTCCGAGAGGAGAAGAAATCTCCGATCATCTCCTCAGGGCAGTTCAAGAATCAAAGATATCCATAGTTGTCTTCTCAAAAGGATATGCTTCTTCTAGATGGTGTCTCAATGAACTTGTAGAGATTCTTCAGTGCAAAAACAGGAAAACCGGTCAGATTGTTCTTCCTATATTCTATGACATTGATCCTTCATATGTGAGAAAACAGAATGGCAGTTTTGCAGAAGCATTTGTTAAACATGAAGAGTGTTTTGAAGAGAAGCTGGTGAAGGAGTGGAGAAAAGCTCTTGAGGAGGCTGGAAATCTATCTGGATGGAATCTCAATGATATGGCAAGTGG GCATGAAGCAAAATTTATCAAAGGGATTATCAAGGATGTGTCGAATAAATTACGTCGCGAGTGCTTATATGTTCCTGAGCACCTGGTAGGTATGGATCTTGATCACGATATTTCTGACTTTCTAAGTACTGCAACAGATGATGTACGCATTGTGGGCATACATGGGATGCCAGGAATAGGTAAGACAACTATAGCAAAAGTTGTATTTAATCAACTCTGCTATAGATTCGAGGGAAGCTGTTTTCTTTCGGATATCAATGAAAGGTCAAAACAAGTTAATGGTCTTGTTCTTTTACAAAAGCAACTTCTTCACGTTATTTTAAAACAGGATGTTGCAGACTTCGATTGTGTTGATAGAGGAAAGGTTCTGATCAAAGAACGACTTCGTCGCAAAAGAGTTCTTGTTGTTGCTGATGATGTGGCTCATCGGGACCAGCTAAATGCATTGATGGGAGATCGAAGTTGGTTTGGTCCCAGAAGTAGAGTAATTATTACAACAAGATATTCAAGTTTACTTCGTGAAGCAGATCAAACATATCAGATCAAAGAATTGAAACCAGACGAGTCCCTTCAGCTTTTCAGTTGGCATTCCTTTAAGGACACCAAGCCAGCAGAAGATTATATTGAGCTTTCAAAGAAAGCAGTTGATTACTGTGGAGGACTTCCTTTAGCTCTTGAAGTTATAGGAGCTCTTCTGTACAGGAAAAACAGAGGTGAATGGGAAAGTGAAATTGACAACTTGAGCAGAATTCCAAACCAAGATATTCAAGGAAAGCTTCTAATAAGTTATCACGCACTTGATGGTGAACTACAAAGAGCATTCCTTGATATTGCATGCTTCTTTATTGGTATAGAGAAAGAATACGTCGCAAAAGTGCTAGGAGCCCGTTGCCGTCTCAATCCAGAAGTTGTTTTGAAAACTCTCCGTGAAAGGTCTCTGATTCAATTTCATGAATGTATAATTAAAGATGAAAGGCAGTTATTTGGAAGGACGGTAAGTGTAACCATGCATGATCTATTACGAGACATGGGAAGGGAGGTCGTTCGTGAATCGTCTCCCTTGCTTCTTGGAAAAAGGACCAGAATTTGGAATCAAGAAGATGCATGGAATGTACTTGAGCAGCAGAAG ggtacGGAAGTTGTAgagggtcttaaactggatttCAGAGCATCAGAAGCTAAATCACTGAGCACAGGATCATTTGCAAAAATGAAATGCTTAAATTTACTCCAAATCAACGGAGCACATCTCACCGGATCCTTCAAACTGCTTTCTAAAGAGTTGATGTGGATTTGTTGGCTTCAATGTCCTTTGAAATATTTTCCATCTGATTTTACCTTGGACAATCTAGCTGTTCTTGATATGCAGTACAGTAACCTCAAAGAACtatggaaggaaaaaaag ATTCTCAACAGGCTAAAAATCCTTAATCTCAATCATTCTCAGAACCTTGTTAAAACACCAAACTTGCTCAGTTCAAGTTTAGAGAAACTAATTCTGGAAGGTTGCTCGAGTTTAGTTGAGGTGCATCAATCAATTGGACATTCGACGAGCCTTGTTTTCTTGAATCTGGAGGGATGTTGTAGTCTGAAGACTCTCCCTGAAAGCATTGGTAATGTAAAGTCTCTTGAAACTCTGAATATTTCTAGGTGTTCACAACTTGAGAAATTGCCAGAACGCATGGGTGATATGAAATCCTTAACTGAGCTGCTAGCCGATGGGATTGAAAATGAGAAATTTCTCTCTTCAATTGGACAATTAAAGCATGTCAGAAGGTTATCATTGCGTGGATATAGTTCTGCTCCACCAAGTTGTTCTTTGATTTCAGCAGGCGTTTCGAATTGGAAACGTTGGCTGCCAACATCTTTCACTGAATGGAGATTAGTGAAACGTCTTGAGCTTTCTAATGGTGGTTTGTCTAATCGCGCAGTTAATTGTGTTTATTTCAGTGGTTTGTCCGCTCTAGAAGAATTGAATCTAAGAGGAAACAAATTCTCTAGGCTGCCTTCTGGGATCGGCTTCCTTCCCAAGCTACAGGTCTTGTTTGTTCACGGATGCGAATATCTTGTATCAATCCCAGATCTTCCCTCAAGTTTAAGCTATTTGAATGCATCTTATTGCGGATCATTGAAAAGA GCAATGTGCAACGGTCGTCACCCGTATCTTATTGAGTGCATTCCTGGTGAGATGCCAAAATGGTTGAGCTACAGGGGAGAAGGATGCTCATTGTCATTCCATATACCTCCAGTCTTCCATGGCTTAGTTCTTTGGTTTGCCTATTCACTAGAGAAGGAAGATTattattacttcaacactcacattattattattataagaaataaaagcaaCGGTATTCAATTGCTTGAAGATATACGAACACCAGGAATTGGGGGATGGATAAGATACATAAGTAGAAGTGAAATGACAATGGAAGATTACTGTGGAGATGACGAATTGGAACTATACATTTCTTCAGAGCCCAACGGTGTTCCACTGCAACGCGTACACATTAAAGAATGCGGGGTCCATGTGATCGCAGGAAAGTCAGATTCATTTGAAGAGTCAGAAGTGAAAAGAGATGCAGTGATGCCTTCACCACTGTCATATCATCTGCTTCCCCATCCCCATTGTGGTTCAATTAGAGCGTCTACACCAGAGCAATGGAGCGACTATTTATTTGCGAAGCTACGAGAACATACACTCAGTTCAAGGCTTTATGGTAAGAACAAATATttcatttag
- the LOC133668355 gene encoding disease resistance protein RUN1-like isoform X1 has protein sequence MLKEKRKQSKDEENDSSSRKRRKADLTAMTEPESSRSRPEGAYDVFLSFRGEDTRKTFTDHLYTALVQAGIHTFRDDDELPRGEEISDHLLRAVQESKISIVVFSKGYASSRWCLNELVEILQCKNRKTGQIVLPIFYDIDPSYVRKQNGSFAEAFVKHEECFEEKLVKEWRKALEEAGNLSGWNLNDMASGHEAKFIKGIIKDVSNKLRRECLYVPEHLVGMDLDHDISDFLSTATDDVRIVGIHGMPGIGKTTIAKVVFNQLCYRFEGSCFLSDINERSKQVNGLVLLQKQLLHVILKQDVADFDCVDRGKVLIKERLRRKRVLVVADDVAHRDQLNALMGDRSWFGPRSRVIITTRYSSLLREADQTYQIKELKPDESLQLFSWHSFKDTKPAEDYIELSKKAVDYCGGLPLALEVIGALLYRKNRGEWESEIDNLSRIPNQDIQGKLLISYHALDGELQRAFLDIACFFIGIEKEYVAKVLGARCRLNPEVVLKTLRERSLIQFHECIIKDERQLFGRTVSVTMHDLLRDMGREVVRESSPLLLGKRTRIWNQEDAWNVLEQQKGTEVVEGLKLDFRASEAKSLSTGSFAKMKCLNLLQINGAHLTGSFKLLSKELMWICWLQCPLKYFPSDFTLDNLAVLDMQYSNLKELWKEKKILNRLKILNLNHSQNLVKTPNLLSSSLEKLILEGCSSLVEVHQSIGHSTSLVFLNLEGCCSLKTLPESIGNVKSLETLNISRCSQLEKLPERMGDMKSLTELLADGIENEKFLSSIGQLKHVRRLSLRGYSSAPPSCSLISAGVSNWKRWLPTSFTEWRLVKRLELSNGGLSNRAVNCVYFSGLSALEELNLRGNKFSRLPSGIGFLPKLQVLFVHGCEYLVSIPDLPSSLSYLNASYCGSLKRVRIPIESKKELHIDLDQNHSFEEIQGIEGQSNIFWYIRVHDSSQLSNKLQKSFVEAMCNGRHPYLIECIPGEMPKWLSYRGEGCSLSFHIPPVFHGLVLWFAYSLEKEDYYYFNTHIIIIIRNKSNGIQLLEDIRTPGIGGWIRYISRSEMTMEDYCGDDELELYISSEPNGVPLQRVHIKECGVHVIAGKSDSFEESEVKRDAVMPSPLSYHLLPHPHCGSIRASTPEQWSDYLFAKLREHTLSSRLYGKNKYFI, from the exons CTGCCATGACAGAGCCAGAGTCTTCTCGATCTAGACCAGAAGGGGCCTATGATGTCTTCTTGAGTTTTAGAGGAGAAGACACTCGCAAGACATTTACAGATCATCTATATACTGCCTTGGTCCAAGCAGGAATCCACACTTTTCGAGATGATGATGAACTTCCGAGAGGAGAAGAAATCTCCGATCATCTCCTCAGGGCAGTTCAAGAATCAAAGATATCCATAGTTGTCTTCTCAAAAGGATATGCTTCTTCTAGATGGTGTCTCAATGAACTTGTAGAGATTCTTCAGTGCAAAAACAGGAAAACCGGTCAGATTGTTCTTCCTATATTCTATGACATTGATCCTTCATATGTGAGAAAACAGAATGGCAGTTTTGCAGAAGCATTTGTTAAACATGAAGAGTGTTTTGAAGAGAAGCTGGTGAAGGAGTGGAGAAAAGCTCTTGAGGAGGCTGGAAATCTATCTGGATGGAATCTCAATGATATGGCAAGTGG GCATGAAGCAAAATTTATCAAAGGGATTATCAAGGATGTGTCGAATAAATTACGTCGCGAGTGCTTATATGTTCCTGAGCACCTGGTAGGTATGGATCTTGATCACGATATTTCTGACTTTCTAAGTACTGCAACAGATGATGTACGCATTGTGGGCATACATGGGATGCCAGGAATAGGTAAGACAACTATAGCAAAAGTTGTATTTAATCAACTCTGCTATAGATTCGAGGGAAGCTGTTTTCTTTCGGATATCAATGAAAGGTCAAAACAAGTTAATGGTCTTGTTCTTTTACAAAAGCAACTTCTTCACGTTATTTTAAAACAGGATGTTGCAGACTTCGATTGTGTTGATAGAGGAAAGGTTCTGATCAAAGAACGACTTCGTCGCAAAAGAGTTCTTGTTGTTGCTGATGATGTGGCTCATCGGGACCAGCTAAATGCATTGATGGGAGATCGAAGTTGGTTTGGTCCCAGAAGTAGAGTAATTATTACAACAAGATATTCAAGTTTACTTCGTGAAGCAGATCAAACATATCAGATCAAAGAATTGAAACCAGACGAGTCCCTTCAGCTTTTCAGTTGGCATTCCTTTAAGGACACCAAGCCAGCAGAAGATTATATTGAGCTTTCAAAGAAAGCAGTTGATTACTGTGGAGGACTTCCTTTAGCTCTTGAAGTTATAGGAGCTCTTCTGTACAGGAAAAACAGAGGTGAATGGGAAAGTGAAATTGACAACTTGAGCAGAATTCCAAACCAAGATATTCAAGGAAAGCTTCTAATAAGTTATCACGCACTTGATGGTGAACTACAAAGAGCATTCCTTGATATTGCATGCTTCTTTATTGGTATAGAGAAAGAATACGTCGCAAAAGTGCTAGGAGCCCGTTGCCGTCTCAATCCAGAAGTTGTTTTGAAAACTCTCCGTGAAAGGTCTCTGATTCAATTTCATGAATGTATAATTAAAGATGAAAGGCAGTTATTTGGAAGGACGGTAAGTGTAACCATGCATGATCTATTACGAGACATGGGAAGGGAGGTCGTTCGTGAATCGTCTCCCTTGCTTCTTGGAAAAAGGACCAGAATTTGGAATCAAGAAGATGCATGGAATGTACTTGAGCAGCAGAAG ggtacGGAAGTTGTAgagggtcttaaactggatttCAGAGCATCAGAAGCTAAATCACTGAGCACAGGATCATTTGCAAAAATGAAATGCTTAAATTTACTCCAAATCAACGGAGCACATCTCACCGGATCCTTCAAACTGCTTTCTAAAGAGTTGATGTGGATTTGTTGGCTTCAATGTCCTTTGAAATATTTTCCATCTGATTTTACCTTGGACAATCTAGCTGTTCTTGATATGCAGTACAGTAACCTCAAAGAACtatggaaggaaaaaaag ATTCTCAACAGGCTAAAAATCCTTAATCTCAATCATTCTCAGAACCTTGTTAAAACACCAAACTTGCTCAGTTCAAGTTTAGAGAAACTAATTCTGGAAGGTTGCTCGAGTTTAGTTGAGGTGCATCAATCAATTGGACATTCGACGAGCCTTGTTTTCTTGAATCTGGAGGGATGTTGTAGTCTGAAGACTCTCCCTGAAAGCATTGGTAATGTAAAGTCTCTTGAAACTCTGAATATTTCTAGGTGTTCACAACTTGAGAAATTGCCAGAACGCATGGGTGATATGAAATCCTTAACTGAGCTGCTAGCCGATGGGATTGAAAATGAGAAATTTCTCTCTTCAATTGGACAATTAAAGCATGTCAGAAGGTTATCATTGCGTGGATATAGTTCTGCTCCACCAAGTTGTTCTTTGATTTCAGCAGGCGTTTCGAATTGGAAACGTTGGCTGCCAACATCTTTCACTGAATGGAGATTAGTGAAACGTCTTGAGCTTTCTAATGGTGGTTTGTCTAATCGCGCAGTTAATTGTGTTTATTTCAGTGGTTTGTCCGCTCTAGAAGAATTGAATCTAAGAGGAAACAAATTCTCTAGGCTGCCTTCTGGGATCGGCTTCCTTCCCAAGCTACAGGTCTTGTTTGTTCACGGATGCGAATATCTTGTATCAATCCCAGATCTTCCCTCAAGTTTAAGCTATTTGAATGCATCTTATTGCGGATCATTGAAAAGAGTAAGAATACCAATCGAGTCAAAAAAAGAACTACATATAGATCTAGATCAAAATCATTCGTTTGAAGAGATTCAGGGCATCGAAGGTCAAAGTAATATTTTCTGGTATATTCGTGTTCATGACAGTAGTCAGTTATCAAATAAATTACAGAAGAGTTTTGTTGAG GCAATGTGCAACGGTCGTCACCCGTATCTTATTGAGTGCATTCCTGGTGAGATGCCAAAATGGTTGAGCTACAGGGGAGAAGGATGCTCATTGTCATTCCATATACCTCCAGTCTTCCATGGCTTAGTTCTTTGGTTTGCCTATTCACTAGAGAAGGAAGATTattattacttcaacactcacattattattattataagaaataaaagcaaCGGTATTCAATTGCTTGAAGATATACGAACACCAGGAATTGGGGGATGGATAAGATACATAAGTAGAAGTGAAATGACAATGGAAGATTACTGTGGAGATGACGAATTGGAACTATACATTTCTTCAGAGCCCAACGGTGTTCCACTGCAACGCGTACACATTAAAGAATGCGGGGTCCATGTGATCGCAGGAAAGTCAGATTCATTTGAAGAGTCAGAAGTGAAAAGAGATGCAGTGATGCCTTCACCACTGTCATATCATCTGCTTCCCCATCCCCATTGTGGTTCAATTAGAGCGTCTACACCAGAGCAATGGAGCGACTATTTATTTGCGAAGCTACGAGAACATACACTCAGTTCAAGGCTTTATGGTAAGAACAAATATttcatttag